The Mercurialis annua linkage group LG2, ddMerAnnu1.2, whole genome shotgun sequence genome contains a region encoding:
- the LOC126670731 gene encoding glucan endo-1,3-beta-glucosidase 4 encodes MVPREWLGGLLLLVGMVSNAIGAFIGINIGMDVSNMPPASDVVAILKANQITHVRLYDADAHMLKALANSGIEVMVGVTNEEVLGIGQSPATAATWVNKNIASYLPSTNITAIAVGSEVLTTIPNAAPILVPAMNYLHKALVASNLNYQVKVSTPQSMDVIPRPFPPSTAAFNSTWNSTIYQVLQFLKNTNSYYMLNAYPYFGYTTGNGIFPLDYALFRPLSSVKQIVDPNTLSHYDSMFDAMVDATYYAIDAFNSSGIPIVVTETGWPWLGGANEPDATADNAETFNNNLIRRVLNDSGPPSQPTIPVNTYIYELFNEDKRPGPISEKNWGIFFTNGTAVYTLSLSGSNRITGNSSVFCVAKQNTDSKKLQEGLNWACGQGGANCSAIQEGHPCYVPNTLQNHASYAFNDYYQKMQSTGGTCDFDGAATTTTINPSYGSCIFTGSSNSSTPGGNFPPVAFGPISPPGGSPGMSFRASKIQSLLSTAFLALLLL; translated from the exons ATGGTGCCCAGAGAATGGCTTGGAGGTCTTTTACTCCTAGTTGGCATGGTCAGCAATGCAATAG GTGCATTTATTGGGATAAACATTGGAATGGATGTTTCTAACATGCCACCAGCTTCGGATGTGGTTGCCATTCTCAAAGCCAATCAAATTACTCATGTGCGTCTATATGACGCTGATGCTCACATGTTAAAAGCCCTTGCAAACAGTGGAATTGAAGTAATGGTCGGTGTCACAAATGAGGAAGTCCTCGGGATTGGGCAATCTCCGGCAACAGCTGCAACATGggttaataaaaatattgcatCATACTTACCTTCAACCAACATTACAGCCATTGCTGTCGGGAGTGAGGTCCTTACTACAATCCCGAATGCTGCCCCTATTCTAGTTCCTGCCATGAACTACCTTCATAAAGCACTAGTTGCTTCAAACTTAAATTATCAGGTCAAAGTTTCAACTCCCCAGTCGATGGACGTTATCCCTAGACCTTTCCCCCCATCAACAGCTGCTTTCAATTCGACATGGAATTCTACAATTTACCAGGTCCTTCAATTTTTGAAGAATACCAACTCATATTACATGCTAAATGCATATCCTTATTTTGGATACACAACTGGAAATGGAATCTTTCCACTAGATTATGCTCTTTTTCGACCACTTTCTTCAGTTAAACAGATTGTTGACCCCAACACACTTTCCCATTATGACAGCATGTTTGATGCTATGGTGGATGCTACCTATTATGCTATAGATGCTTTCAATAGTTCTGGAATCCCTATTGTTGTTACAGAAACTGGCTGGCCTTGGCTTGGTGGAGCTAATGAACCCGATGCCACGGCTGACAATGCTGAGACTTTCAATAACAATTTGATCCGGCGTGTTCTTAATGATTCAGGCCCACCTAGTCAGCCAACCATCCCCGTTAACACATACATATATGAGTTGTTCAATGAAGATAAGAGGCCAGGGCCTATCTCCGAGAAAAACTGGGGCATATTTTTCACTAATGGTACTGCAGTTTATACTCTTAGCTTGAGTGGTTCTAATCGAATTACCGGAAATTCTTCTGTGTTTTGTGTTGCTAAACAAAATACAGATTCCAAAAAGTTGCAAGAAGGGCTGAATTGGGCTTGCGGACAAGGTGGGGCTAACTGCAGTGCTATTCAGGAAGGGCATCCATGTTATGTTCCTAATACCCTCCAAAACCATGCTTCTTATGCATTTAATGATTATTATCAAAAAATGCAAAGCACTGGCGGGACATGCGATTTTGATGGTGctgcaacaacaacaacaatcaATCCCA GTTATGGATCCTGCATCTTTACAGGAAG TTCAAATTCGAGCACACCCGGAGGAAACTTCCCACCAGTAGCATTCGGACCTATAAGTCCACCAGGAGGGAGTCCGGGTATGAGCTTCCGAGCTTCAAAAATACAATCTCTATTGTCAACAGCATTTCTTGCTCTCTTATTGCTTTGA
- the LOC126669300 gene encoding serine/arginine-rich SC35-like splicing factor SCL30A has protein sequence MRGRSYSPSPPPRGYGGGRRGRSPSPRGGGRYSGGRGGGRDLPTSLLVRNLRHDCRQEDLRRPFEQFGALKDIYLPRDYYTGEPRGFGFVQYSDPQDAAEAKHHMDGRVLLGRELTVVFAEENRKKPSDMRHRERGGRTRFRDRRRSPPRSSRSPRYSRSPPPRHTRSRSREYSPPSKRRYSRSISPQEKRYSEERSYSRSRSRSRTPIRDQSQSPRGRSRTPEPSPRRSRSRTPEPSPRRSRSQNPPRDEYPNGDRSPSQ, from the exons atgagAGGACGAAGTTACAGTCCATCTCCTCCGCCACGTGGCTACGGTGGTGGTAGAAGAGGACGCAGCCCTAGCCCTAGAGGAGGAGGACGTTACAGCGGCGGTCGTGGCGGCGGTAGAGATCTTCCTACTAGCCTTTTAGTCCGTAATCTTCGCCATGATTGCAG GCAAGAAGATCTTAGAAGGCCTTTCGAACAGTTTGGTGCTCTCAAGGACATCTACTTGCCTAGGGATTATTATACTGG GGAACCCCGTGGGTTTGGTTTTGTCCAATATTCAGATCCTCAGGATGCTGCTGAGGCCAAACATCATATGGATGGTAGGGTTCTTCTTGGTCGGGAGTTGACTGTTGTATTTGCAGAGGAGAACAGAAAAAAGCCATCTGATATGAGGCATAGGGAGCGAGGGGGAAG AACCCGGTTTCGTGATCGAAGACGATCCCCACCTCGTTCTTCTCGATCACCTCGCTATTCTCGTTCTCCACCTCCTCGCCATACAAGGTCCCGCAGTCGTGAGTATTCCCCTCCTTCTAAAAGACGATACTCAAG ATCCATTTCACCTCAAGAGAAGAGATATAGTGAGGAGAGGTCATATTCACGATCAAGGAGCCGCAGCCGAACTCCAATTAGGGATCAAAGTCAGAGCCCAAGAGGCCGAAGCCGGACCCCAGAACCTAGCCCTAGAAGAAGCCGAAGCCGGACCCCAGAACCTAGCCCTAGAAGAAGCAGAAGCCAAAACCCACCACGTGATGAATACCCAAATGGAGACAGGTCTCCTAGCCAGTGA